The stretch of DNA GGCGTGGCGGCCATTTATCACCTCCCCGGCGAGGGCGTCAGCCCGCTTTGCCCGGAGCAGGGGCCCGACGAAGTTTCGCGGTTGATGCCGCGGATGTTGCTCGACATCCAGAATCGTGGCCAGCTTTCCGCCGGCTTCACCACTTACAATCCGCACCGCAAGAAGCTGATCGACACCTATCGGCAGATCGGCGGCGTGCGCGAAGTGTTCCGCCTCAGCCACGAGGCCAAGGCCGAAAGCCTGATGATGGAGTTCGCCGGCCGGGCGGCCATCGGCCACGTGCGCTATGCCACCTGCGGCGGCAACGACAAAAGCTACGCCCAGCCCTTCGAGCGGCACCATTTGCAGAAGCACAAGTGGTTCGCCTTCGCTTTCAACGGCCAGCTCGCCAACTACCAAGAGCTGCGCCGCGACCTGCTGGGCGACAGCGACAACCATCTGGCCCGCGACAACGACACCGAGATCATCATGCACGAGATCAGCCGCGAGCTGTCGGGCGACCGCCGGCCGGGACTGATCGAAATGTGGCGCAACGTCGCTCGCCGCTTCGACGGCGCCTATAGCCTGGTCTATCTGAACGCTCTGGGCGACCTGCTGGTGGCCCGCGATCCCTTGGGGCTGAAACCGCTGTGTTACGCCTGGGAGCCGCCGCTGTTTGCCGCGGCCAGCGAAAGCGTGGCCTTGCTGAACCTCGGTTTTCAGCCCGAAAGCATCAAGTCGCTGCCGCCCGGCCAGGCCATCGCAATCAGCGACGGGCGGCTGACGATCGAACGGTTCGCCAACAGCCCGCGGCACGCGCACTGCTTTTTCGAGTGGATCTACTTCGCCAACGTGGCCAGCACCATGGACGGCCGCAGCGTCTATC from Pirellulales bacterium encodes:
- a CDS encoding amidophosphoribosyltransferase, translating into MSELHHECGVAAIYHLPGEGVSPLCPEQGPDEVSRLMPRMLLDIQNRGQLSAGFTTYNPHRKKLIDTYRQIGGVREVFRLSHEAKAESLMMEFAGRAAIGHVRYATCGGNDKSYAQPFERHHLQKHKWFAFAFNGQLANYQELRRDLLGDSDNHLARDNDTEIIMHEISRELSGDRRPGLIEMWRNVARRFDGAYSLVYLNALGDLLVARDPLGLKPLCYAWEPPLFAAASESVALLNLGFQPESIKSLPPGQAIAISDGRLTIERFANSPRHAHCFFEWIYFANVASTMDGRSVYLSRKALGEELARLETVPIDEDTIVVPVPDTSKAAADAMAFRLGIPSLEGLIRNRYTGRTFIEGSNNRRRKAEAKYTPLREVLEDKRVILVEDSIVRSTTMKVLLSRIRELGRAREIHVRVACPPIVAPCFYGIDMSTIQELFAPKFLENGVLTEAGQARMADQLGANSLRYLPVSSIVRAIGLNTDQLCQACITGEYPTPRGQQLYQIALDNVRSDGQRTYERALAAR